Proteins from a genomic interval of Diaphorobacter sp. HDW4A:
- a CDS encoding NADP-dependent malic enzyme — translation MSENTAPTPVDKRAQLRKAALEYHEFPKPGKIAIAATKQMINQHDLALAYSPGVAAPCEEIVKDPNAAFRYTARGNLVGVVTNGTAVLGLGDIGALAGKPVMEGKGVLFKKFSGIDVFDIEIDEKDPDKLVEIIASLEPTFGGINLEDIKAPDCFYVERKLRERMKIPVFHDDQHGTAITVGAAIINGLKVAGKDIAKVKLVASGAGAAALACLGLLVKLGLPRENVWVTDIAGVVYKGRIELMDEDKAFFAQETPQRTLSEVIADADIFLGLSAGGVLKQDMVKKMAANPLIFALANPNPEITPEEVKAVRDDAIIATGRTDYPNQVNNVLCFPYIFRGALDCGATTITTEMEIAAVHAIAELAQAEQSEVVAAAYAGEQLAFGREYLIPKPFDPRLMMKIAPAVAKAAADSGVALRPIVDMDAYSDHLQTFVYASGTTMKPIFTAAKTAAKKRVAYSEGEEERVLRAAQIVVDEKIARPTLIGRPAIIAQRVEKFGLRLKEGVDYDVVNVENDHRYRDFWQTYHRMTERKGVTAPVAKIEMRRRLTLIGTMLLHKGEVDGLICGTWGLTAHHLQYIDQVIGKRAGVNTYACMNGLLLPDRQVFLVDTHVNYDPTAEQLAEITVMAAEEMMRFGIKPKAALLSHSNFGSSNQPSAVKMRQTLEMLKIQAPWLEVDGEMHGDVALDPKARAAIMPQSSLSGSANLLVLPNIDAANISYNLLKTAAGGGIAIGPVLLGASEPVHILTPSATVRRIVNMTALTVADANAAR, via the coding sequence ATGTCCGAGAATACGGCCCCGACCCCTGTTGATAAACGTGCCCAGCTGCGCAAGGCAGCGCTCGAATACCACGAGTTTCCGAAGCCCGGCAAGATCGCGATTGCTGCCACCAAGCAGATGATCAACCAGCATGATCTGGCTCTGGCCTATTCGCCCGGCGTGGCCGCCCCCTGCGAAGAGATCGTCAAAGACCCGAACGCCGCCTTCCGCTATACCGCACGTGGCAATCTGGTGGGCGTGGTCACCAATGGCACGGCCGTGCTCGGCCTTGGCGACATCGGCGCGCTCGCCGGCAAGCCCGTCATGGAAGGCAAGGGCGTGCTGTTCAAGAAGTTCTCGGGCATCGATGTGTTCGATATCGAGATCGACGAAAAGGATCCGGACAAGCTGGTCGAGATCATCGCCTCGCTGGAACCCACTTTCGGCGGCATCAACCTTGAAGACATCAAGGCGCCCGACTGTTTCTACGTCGAGCGCAAGCTGCGCGAACGGATGAAGATTCCGGTCTTCCACGACGACCAGCACGGCACCGCCATCACCGTGGGCGCGGCCATCATCAACGGTCTCAAGGTCGCTGGCAAGGACATCGCCAAGGTCAAGCTGGTCGCCTCCGGTGCAGGCGCTGCAGCGCTGGCCTGCCTGGGCCTGCTGGTCAAGCTCGGGCTACCGCGCGAGAACGTCTGGGTGACCGACATTGCGGGCGTGGTCTACAAGGGCCGCATCGAGCTGATGGACGAGGACAAGGCGTTCTTCGCACAAGAGACCCCGCAGCGCACGCTCAGTGAAGTGATCGCCGATGCGGACATCTTCCTCGGCCTCTCGGCCGGTGGTGTGCTCAAGCAGGACATGGTCAAGAAAATGGCGGCCAATCCGCTGATCTTCGCGCTGGCCAATCCGAACCCCGAAATCACGCCGGAAGAAGTGAAGGCCGTGCGCGACGACGCAATCATCGCGACAGGCCGCACGGACTATCCGAACCAGGTCAACAACGTCCTGTGCTTCCCCTACATCTTCCGCGGCGCGCTCGACTGCGGCGCGACCACCATCACCACCGAGATGGAAATCGCCGCTGTGCACGCGATTGCCGAGCTGGCACAGGCCGAGCAGAGCGAAGTCGTGGCAGCCGCCTACGCGGGCGAGCAACTGGCGTTCGGCCGTGAATACCTGATCCCCAAGCCGTTCGATCCGCGTCTGATGATGAAGATCGCTCCGGCCGTGGCCAAGGCCGCCGCCGACAGCGGCGTGGCCCTGCGCCCCATCGTCGACATGGACGCCTACAGCGACCATCTGCAGACGTTCGTCTACGCCTCGGGCACGACGATGAAGCCAATCTTCACCGCCGCCAAGACCGCCGCCAAGAAGCGCGTGGCCTATTCGGAAGGCGAAGAAGAGCGCGTGCTGCGCGCCGCGCAGATCGTGGTCGATGAAAAGATTGCCCGCCCGACACTGATCGGGCGCCCCGCCATCATTGCCCAGCGCGTGGAAAAATTCGGCCTGCGCCTGAAGGAAGGGGTCGACTATGACGTGGTCAACGTCGAGAACGACCATCGCTACCGCGACTTCTGGCAGACCTACCACCGCATGACCGAGCGCAAGGGCGTGACCGCTCCTGTGGCCAAGATCGAAATGCGCCGTCGCCTCACACTGATCGGCACCATGCTGCTGCACAAGGGTGAGGTCGACGGCCTGATCTGCGGCACTTGGGGCCTGACCGCCCACCACCTGCAGTACATCGACCAGGTGATCGGCAAGCGCGCGGGCGTCAATACCTACGCCTGCATGAACGGCCTGCTGCTGCCCGACCGTCAGGTGTTCCTGGTCGACACACACGTGAACTACGACCCCACGGCCGAACAGCTCGCCGAGATCACCGTGATGGCCGCTGAGGAAATGATGCGTTTCGGCATCAAGCCCAAGGCCGCGTTGCTGTCGCACTCCAATTTCGGATCGAGCAATCAGCCAAGCGCTGTCAAAATGCGCCAAACACTGGAAATGCTCAAGATTCAGGCACCATGGCTTGAAGTCGATGGCGAAATGCATGGCGACGTGGCGCTAGATCCCAAGGCACGCGCCGCGATCATGCCCCAAAGTTCACTATCGGGAAGCGCTAACCTGTTGGTGTTGCCCAACATCGACGCCGCAAATATTTCCTACAACCTGCTCAAGACCGCTGCTGGCGGCGGCATCGCCATCGGGCCTGTGCTTCTGGGGGCGTCCGAGCCGGTGCACATTCTCACCCCGAGCGCGACTGTCCGCCGGATCGTGAATATGACAGCATTGACTGTCGCTGATGCAAATGCCGCCCGCTAA
- a CDS encoding ribonuclease domain-containing protein, with product MLKAVAVTAQRTGLKAGLAGLAYALLTVSLGTPVVAFARQNVVIDPVSATIAVAELPPQARTTYALIKEGGPFASEKDGSVFGNYERQLPKARRGYYHEYTVKTPGARNRGARRIVCGGPVRVPDACYYTNDHYASFREIKE from the coding sequence ATGTTGAAGGCTGTCGCCGTAACGGCGCAAAGAACTGGTTTGAAGGCCGGTTTAGCAGGTTTGGCGTACGCTTTGTTGACGGTGTCTCTTGGGACACCCGTCGTTGCATTCGCTCGTCAGAACGTTGTCATTGATCCCGTTTCCGCCACCATTGCTGTTGCAGAGTTGCCGCCACAGGCTCGCACTACATATGCACTGATCAAGGAAGGCGGTCCCTTCGCAAGCGAAAAGGACGGTTCGGTTTTTGGCAACTACGAACGCCAGCTTCCCAAAGCACGGCGCGGTTACTACCACGAATACACCGTCAAGACGCCTGGAGCCCGCAATCGGGGGGCTCGGCGCATCGTTTGTGGCGGACCTGTACGTGTACCCGACGCTTGCTATTACACCAACGATCACTACGCGAGTTTCCGAGAGATCAAGGAATAA
- a CDS encoding barstar family protein, whose product MEMPLRHDQDNTLLRGVRPNIVQSIRAYRIQDLQTAAQAMGNHFLYANLAHALSKQDILDLIAQQFMFPAHFGKNFDALYDCLTDPLHKSGPQPGFIVVLEQIPTTPKFDKEAREQLLDIFRDAADYWADRKVSFRCFYSFL is encoded by the coding sequence ATGGAAATGCCACTTCGTCACGATCAGGACAACACGCTGCTGCGCGGTGTGCGACCCAACATCGTCCAGTCCATCCGGGCCTATCGCATCCAGGATCTGCAGACTGCAGCCCAGGCGATGGGCAACCACTTCCTGTACGCCAATCTGGCGCACGCACTGTCCAAGCAGGACATTCTCGACCTGATCGCCCAGCAGTTCATGTTCCCGGCGCACTTCGGCAAGAACTTTGATGCGCTGTACGACTGCCTGACCGATCCACTGCACAAGTCCGGCCCACAGCCTGGCTTCATCGTGGTGTTGGAGCAGATTCCGACGACGCCGAAGTTCGACAAGGAAGCGCGCGAGCAACTACTCGACATCTTCCGCGACGCCGCCGACTACTGGGCGGACCGCAAGGTCTCGTTCCGCTGCTTCTATTCTTTTCTGTAG